A single genomic interval of Burkholderia cepacia ATCC 25416 harbors:
- a CDS encoding TonB-dependent receptor: MSSSFAARPSRGRLALACAAAFAWPVAHAASTDDTRVDTARRGVERPADTVAPASTAAAVSPVPAGSTLTAVSVTAQRQPVDPDMPAVVTSITREQIESHTNVTTEDALKYAPNLMVRKRYIGDRNSVFAGRDFNELQSARGLVYADGVLLSNLLGSSYAYPPRWSLIPPDDIARVDVLYGPFSALYPGNSIGSTVLLTTRRPEKLEASLSTQFFTQRYHDGYGFADSLGGNHQTARIANRVGRFWFALSLDRLENNGQPMQYASPNSAYNPKLGAAVPVSGAATDIGPNGKPRTIVGAQTIERTEQLNETIRMGYAFTDRIDATLTLGHWENHYRQHGETFLRDAAGNPVYGGNVSIGGQNMTVAPNAFAPQRGDQENWLYALGLNGRLDSGWRLSGVVSAYDVSRDVQRSASTVQGGAGTLFQGDGTGWHTLDLKAEAPEVKGHTFTFGYHYDNYFLRNVTYNTADWLAGPTTSLASTYRGDTRTQALFGQDAWRFAPGWLATLGLRYERWDAYGGALGNASGTLGYADRSANALSPKVALQWDATDVWRFRLSFATGTRYPTVGELFQGTISNNAIVNNNPNLRPEKAIDWDFAAERDVGVGVVRASVFQSDLRDSIYSQTTVSGATTVTNISNVDRVRVRGVELAFSGENVGLRGLSLDANVSASNAQILADAANPAYVGSRFPRIPRMRANLLASYRFDEHWLASVGVRYSGRQFNTLDNSDVNPDVYGGTSSFTIVDLKARYRFDRHWTASVGIDNLTDHRYYVFHPYPGRTFYGELKWSL, from the coding sequence ATGTCCTCCTCCTTCGCCGCGCGGCCGTCGCGCGGGCGGCTCGCGCTCGCATGCGCGGCCGCTTTCGCGTGGCCTGTCGCCCATGCGGCTTCAACTGACGATACGCGTGTCGACACTGCCCGCCGTGGTGTCGAGCGTCCCGCCGATACCGTCGCGCCGGCATCCACCGCTGCAGCCGTTTCGCCGGTGCCGGCCGGCAGTACGCTGACCGCGGTCAGCGTGACCGCGCAGCGGCAACCGGTCGATCCGGATATGCCGGCCGTCGTCACATCGATCACGCGCGAGCAGATCGAATCGCATACCAACGTCACCACCGAGGACGCGCTCAAGTACGCACCGAACCTGATGGTCCGCAAGCGCTATATCGGCGACCGCAACAGCGTGTTCGCCGGTCGCGACTTCAACGAACTGCAGAGCGCGCGCGGGCTCGTCTACGCCGATGGTGTGCTGCTGTCGAACCTGCTCGGCTCGAGCTACGCGTACCCACCGCGCTGGTCGCTGATTCCGCCTGACGATATCGCGCGCGTCGACGTGCTCTATGGCCCTTTTTCCGCGCTGTACCCGGGCAACTCGATCGGCTCGACCGTGCTGCTCACGACACGCCGGCCGGAAAAGCTCGAGGCGTCGCTGTCGACGCAGTTCTTTACGCAGCGCTACCACGACGGCTACGGATTCGCGGACAGCCTCGGCGGCAATCACCAGACCGCACGGATCGCCAACCGCGTCGGGCGGTTCTGGTTCGCGCTGTCGCTCGACCGGCTCGAGAACAACGGTCAGCCGATGCAATATGCGAGCCCCAATTCGGCGTACAACCCGAAGCTCGGCGCCGCCGTGCCCGTGAGCGGCGCCGCGACCGACATCGGGCCCAACGGCAAGCCGCGGACGATCGTCGGCGCGCAGACGATCGAGCGGACCGAACAGCTCAACGAGACGATCCGGATGGGCTACGCGTTCACCGACCGAATCGATGCGACGCTCACGCTCGGGCATTGGGAGAACCATTACCGGCAGCACGGCGAAACCTTCCTGCGCGATGCGGCCGGCAATCCGGTTTACGGCGGCAACGTGTCGATCGGTGGCCAGAACATGACCGTTGCGCCGAATGCCTTCGCGCCGCAGCGCGGCGACCAGGAGAACTGGCTGTACGCGCTCGGGCTGAACGGCCGGCTCGATTCAGGCTGGCGCCTGTCGGGCGTCGTGTCCGCGTACGACGTGTCGCGCGACGTGCAGCGCTCGGCGTCGACCGTGCAGGGCGGTGCAGGCACGCTGTTCCAGGGGGACGGCACCGGCTGGCACACGCTCGACCTGAAGGCCGAGGCGCCGGAAGTGAAGGGCCACACGTTCACGTTCGGCTATCACTACGACAACTACTTCCTGCGCAACGTCACGTACAACACGGCCGACTGGCTGGCCGGGCCGACCACGTCGCTCGCGAGCACCTATCGGGGCGACACGCGCACGCAGGCGCTGTTCGGGCAGGATGCGTGGCGCTTCGCACCGGGCTGGCTCGCGACGCTGGGGCTGCGCTACGAACGCTGGGATGCGTACGGCGGCGCGCTCGGCAACGCGAGCGGCACGCTCGGTTATGCGGATCGCAGCGCGAATGCGCTGTCGCCGAAAGTCGCGTTGCAATGGGATGCGACCGACGTCTGGCGCTTCCGGCTGTCGTTCGCGACGGGCACGCGTTACCCGACGGTCGGCGAACTGTTCCAGGGCACGATCTCGAACAACGCAATCGTCAACAACAACCCGAACCTGCGGCCGGAAAAGGCGATCGACTGGGACTTCGCGGCCGAGCGCGACGTGGGTGTCGGCGTCGTGCGTGCCAGCGTGTTCCAGAGCGATCTGCGCGATTCGATCTACAGCCAGACGACGGTGTCGGGTGCGACGACGGTGACCAACATCTCGAACGTCGATCGCGTGCGTGTGCGCGGTGTCGAACTTGCGTTCAGCGGCGAGAACGTCGGGCTGCGCGGCCTCAGTCTCGACGCGAACGTGTCGGCGAGCAACGCGCAGATCCTCGCCGATGCCGCGAATCCCGCGTACGTCGGGTCGCGCTTTCCGCGTATTCCGCGCATGCGTGCAAACCTGCTCGCGTCGTATCGCTTCGACGAACACTGGCTCGCGAGCGTCGGCGTGCGCTATTCGGGCCGCCAGTTCAACACGCTCGACAACAGCGACGTGAACCCGGACGTCTACGGCGGGACGAGCTCGTTCACGATCGTCGACCTGAAGGCGCGCTACCGCTTCGACCGTCACTGGACCGCGTCGGTCGGCATCGACAACCTGACGGACCACCGCTACTACGTGTTCCACCCATATCCGGGCCGTACTTTCTACGGAGAACTGAAATGGTCACTGTGA
- a CDS encoding GlsB/YeaQ/YmgE family stress response membrane protein, with the protein MTHGLIMWLIIGAIAGWLAGLLVKGGGFGLIVDIIVGIVGAVIGGWLAGLLGISIGSGFIGSVIVAVVGAVILLFVIRLFKRAA; encoded by the coding sequence ATGACTCATGGCTTGATTATGTGGCTCATCATCGGCGCGATCGCCGGCTGGCTTGCCGGCTTGCTCGTCAAGGGCGGCGGCTTCGGGCTGATCGTCGACATCATCGTCGGGATCGTCGGAGCAGTGATCGGCGGCTGGCTCGCCGGGCTGCTCGGCATCAGCATCGGCAGCGGTTTCATCGGATCGGTGATCGTCGCGGTCGTCGGTGCGGTGATCCTGCTGTTCGTGATCCGGCTATTCAAGCGAGCGGCCTGA
- a CDS encoding FAD-dependent oxidoreductase: protein MDIDFKPYPFVAERHPAHLPACDDGVDTHRHRVAIVGGGPVGLAVALGLANHGIRSVLIEADDAVCHGSRAICISRRSLEIIERLGALDDFLRKGLPWTGGRSFYRRDEVLHFTMPQDANQKLPPMVNLAQYHIEQFLLDAALRRRELIEIRWQTRVTGVTRQPDGVRLDVDTPLGGYALDADRVVACDGGRSTMRDALGLSLRGTSYEGRYVIVDIALESDRPTERLAYFDPSSNPGSTVLVHKQPDNVWRIDYQLRDDEDAEAAVKPENVIPRVQNLLDMMGERGDWSPIWITIYKANALTLERYRHGRVLFCGDAAHLVPIFGVRGANSGIDDADNLAWKLAYVTHGLASDTLLDSYSDERVFATHENLRYGTKSTEFMAPPSFAFELMRKAVLSLAVRHPTLRSLINPRQTTAIAYATSSLNAAEHDTFSAGPAPGTVLAECPLMLYTAHGSDVRRGHLTDLVAPRFTAFCFTADGAPEATLADLERRLQAARMPFALVTLARHAAPRQPACGGHDVDGRLFDMYGARDGTVYLVRPDGHVLGRWHDARAGDVAAALERALHPCASTDPQETA from the coding sequence ATGGATATCGACTTCAAGCCCTACCCGTTCGTCGCCGAGCGCCATCCCGCGCATCTGCCGGCCTGCGACGACGGTGTCGATACGCACCGGCATCGCGTTGCGATCGTCGGTGGCGGCCCCGTCGGCCTGGCCGTCGCGCTCGGCCTTGCGAACCACGGCATCCGCAGCGTGCTGATCGAGGCCGACGACGCAGTCTGCCACGGCAGCCGCGCCATCTGCATCTCGCGGCGCAGCCTCGAGATCATCGAGCGGCTCGGTGCGCTCGACGACTTCCTGCGCAAGGGGCTGCCGTGGACCGGCGGGCGCAGCTTCTACCGTCGCGACGAAGTGCTGCATTTCACGATGCCGCAGGACGCAAACCAGAAGCTGCCGCCGATGGTGAATCTCGCGCAGTATCACATCGAGCAGTTCCTGCTCGACGCCGCGCTGCGCCGCCGCGAACTCATCGAGATCCGCTGGCAGACGAGAGTCACCGGTGTGACCCGGCAACCGGACGGCGTGCGACTCGACGTCGACACGCCGCTCGGCGGCTACGCACTCGACGCCGACCGGGTCGTCGCGTGCGACGGCGGGCGCAGCACGATGCGCGACGCGCTCGGCCTGTCGCTCCGCGGCACGAGCTACGAGGGCCGCTACGTGATCGTCGACATCGCGCTCGAAAGCGACCGGCCGACCGAACGACTGGCGTACTTCGACCCGTCGTCGAACCCGGGCTCGACGGTGCTCGTTCACAAGCAGCCCGACAACGTGTGGCGGATCGACTATCAGTTGCGCGACGATGAGGATGCCGAAGCCGCCGTGAAGCCGGAAAACGTGATCCCGCGCGTGCAGAACCTGCTCGACATGATGGGCGAGCGCGGCGACTGGTCGCCGATCTGGATCACGATCTACAAGGCGAATGCACTGACACTCGAACGCTATCGACACGGTCGCGTGCTGTTCTGCGGCGACGCTGCGCACCTCGTGCCGATCTTCGGCGTGCGCGGCGCGAACTCGGGCATCGACGATGCCGACAACCTGGCATGGAAACTCGCGTACGTGACGCACGGACTCGCATCGGACACGTTGCTCGACAGCTACTCGGACGAACGCGTGTTCGCGACGCACGAGAACCTCCGCTACGGCACCAAGAGCACCGAGTTCATGGCGCCGCCGTCGTTCGCGTTCGAACTGATGCGCAAGGCCGTGCTGTCGCTCGCGGTCCGGCATCCCACGCTGCGCTCGCTGATCAATCCGCGCCAGACGACGGCCATCGCGTATGCGACGTCGTCGCTCAACGCGGCCGAACACGACACGTTTTCGGCCGGCCCCGCGCCCGGCACGGTGCTCGCCGAATGCCCGCTGATGCTGTACACGGCACACGGCAGCGACGTGCGCCGCGGCCACCTGACCGACCTCGTCGCTCCGCGCTTCACCGCATTCTGCTTCACCGCCGACGGCGCGCCCGAGGCGACGCTGGCCGATCTCGAACGGCGCCTGCAGGCTGCGCGGATGCCGTTCGCGCTCGTCACGCTCGCACGGCATGCGGCGCCACGGCAACCGGCCTGCGGCGGCCATGACGTCGACGGCCGGCTGTTCGACATGTACGGCGCGCGCGACGGCACCGTCTATCTCGTGCGTCCGGACGGTCACGTACTCGGCCGCTGGCACGACGCGCGCGCCGGCGACGTGGCCGCCGCACTCGAACGCGCACTCCATCCTTGCGCATCGACCGATCCTCAGGAGACCGCATGA
- a CDS encoding helix-turn-helix transcriptional regulator, with translation MRTWRLERANLAAQLDVSRATRLVAAIGGNEPNAFAAEILKLFDDALSITQCTIFAYEFGNRPRTMSVADHRGGRYLRDLADTYARHFYALDGNQQIVSTAHLGTRRHDLLLHQQAGDEIDHEAYRAACYRGPDVSDRLALLMQPGDATWLSINLYRAHRSGAFQPREIAAIEALAPLIAQAARHHYALAGAAQIGIPQRMLARLRHACPDLSKRELDVLRGVLDGQTAHEIGETIGVKASSVVTYQKRAYRRLGISSQRELFALCMQP, from the coding sequence ATGCGCACCTGGCGTCTCGAGCGAGCGAATCTCGCCGCGCAGCTGGACGTGTCCCGCGCGACGCGCCTCGTCGCCGCGATCGGCGGCAACGAGCCGAACGCATTCGCGGCCGAAATCCTGAAGCTGTTCGACGACGCGCTGTCCATCACGCAGTGCACGATCTTCGCGTACGAGTTCGGCAATCGCCCGCGCACGATGTCGGTCGCCGATCATCGCGGAGGCCGCTACCTGCGCGATCTCGCCGACACCTACGCACGACATTTCTACGCACTCGACGGCAACCAGCAGATCGTGTCGACCGCCCATCTCGGCACACGCCGCCACGATCTGCTGCTGCACCAGCAGGCCGGCGACGAGATCGATCACGAAGCGTATCGTGCCGCGTGCTACCGTGGCCCCGACGTATCCGACCGGCTGGCGCTGCTGATGCAGCCCGGCGATGCGACGTGGCTGTCGATCAACCTGTACCGCGCGCATCGCAGCGGCGCATTCCAGCCGCGCGAGATCGCCGCGATCGAAGCGCTCGCGCCGCTGATCGCGCAGGCCGCAAGGCATCACTACGCGCTCGCCGGTGCCGCGCAGATCGGTATCCCGCAACGGATGCTCGCGCGACTGCGCCATGCATGCCCCGATTTGTCCAAGCGCGAGCTCGACGTGCTGCGCGGCGTACTCGACGGCCAGACCGCGCACGAGATCGGCGAGACGATCGGCGTGAAGGCATCGAGTGTCGTCACCTACCAGAAGCGCGCGTACCGGCGTCTCGGCATCTCGAGCCAGCGCGAGCTGTTTGCGCTGTGCATGCAGCCGTGA
- a CDS encoding class 1 fructose-bisphosphatase, producing MSIARRTTLSKFLIEQQRETNNLPADLRLLIEVVARACKAISYNVSKGALGEALGTAGSENVQGEVQKKLDILSNEILLDANEWGGNLAAMASEEMETFFPIPANYPRGEYLLVFDPLDGSSNIDVNVSIGTIFSVLRCPDGKQATEESFLQPGTQQVAAGYAVYGPQTVFVLTTGNGVNCFTLDREVGSWVLTQSNMQIPADTREYAINASNARHWYDPVKRYVDELNAGKDGPRGDNFNMRWIASMVADVHRILNRGGIFMYPADKRTPDRPGKLRLMYEANPMSFIVEQAGGAATTGTQRIMEVQPTGLHQRVPVFLGSKNEVERVTGYHDEAK from the coding sequence ATGTCCATTGCCCGCCGCACCACGCTGTCGAAGTTCCTGATCGAACAGCAACGTGAGACCAACAACCTCCCCGCCGACCTGCGCCTGCTGATCGAAGTCGTCGCACGCGCGTGCAAGGCGATCAGCTACAACGTGTCGAAGGGCGCGCTCGGCGAGGCGCTCGGCACCGCCGGCAGCGAGAACGTCCAGGGCGAAGTGCAGAAGAAGCTCGACATCCTGTCGAACGAGATCCTGCTCGACGCGAACGAATGGGGCGGCAACCTCGCCGCGATGGCATCGGAAGAAATGGAAACCTTCTTCCCGATCCCGGCGAACTACCCGCGCGGCGAATACCTGCTCGTGTTCGATCCGCTCGACGGTTCGTCGAACATCGACGTGAACGTGTCGATCGGCACGATCTTCTCGGTGCTGCGCTGCCCGGACGGCAAGCAGGCAACCGAGGAATCGTTCCTGCAGCCGGGCACGCAGCAGGTCGCGGCCGGCTACGCCGTGTACGGCCCGCAGACGGTGTTCGTGCTGACGACCGGCAACGGCGTGAACTGCTTCACGCTCGACCGCGAAGTCGGCTCGTGGGTGCTCACGCAGAGCAACATGCAGATCCCGGCCGACACGCGCGAATACGCGATCAACGCATCGAACGCGCGCCACTGGTACGACCCGGTCAAGCGCTACGTCGACGAACTGAACGCCGGCAAGGACGGCCCGCGCGGCGACAACTTCAACATGCGCTGGATCGCCTCGATGGTCGCCGACGTGCACCGGATCCTGAACCGCGGCGGCATCTTCATGTACCCGGCCGACAAGCGCACGCCCGATCGTCCGGGCAAGCTGCGCCTGATGTACGAAGCGAACCCGATGTCGTTCATCGTCGAACAAGCGGGCGGCGCCGCGACGACGGGCACGCAACGCATCATGGAAGTCCAGCCGACGGGCCTGCACCAGCGCGTGCCCGTGTTCCTTGGCTCGAAGAACGAAGTCGAGCGCGTGACCGGCTATCACGACGAAGCAAAATAA
- the pepN gene encoding aminopeptidase N — MSDNASSTVIRRADYTPPAFLIDAVALEFDLAPARTIVRNTMRVRRNPDAAPAPHLELMGEALEFVGARLDGAPHGAVRAHEHGLTVENVPDAFELTLESACAPDQNTTLSGLYVSSGNFFTQCEAEGFRRITYFLDRPDVMASYTVTLRADKAAYPVLLSNGNLVDSGDLPDGRHFAKWEDPFRKPSYLFALVAGKLVAIEEKITTGSGKEKLLQVWVEPADLDKTRHAMDSLIHSIRWDEKRFGLELDLDRFMIVAVGDFNMGAMENKGLNIFNTKYVLANPETATDTDFANIESVVGHEYFHNWTGNRVTCRDWFQLSLKEGLTVFRDQEFSADMAAGDAVESAARAVKRIEDVRVLRQLQFAEDAGPMAHPVRPESYVEINNFYTMTVYEKGSEVVRMYQTLFGRDGFRKGMDLYFKRHDGHAVTCDDFRHAMADANGRDLAQFERWYSQAGTPRVSVRTAYDTAARRYTVTLAQGYGDASPAARETQQGPLLIPFAIGLIGRDGRDLPLRLDGEAAAAGTTRVLDFTDTEQTFTFVDVPEQPLPSLLRNFSSPVIVEYDYSDDDLAFLLAHDSDPFNRWEAGQRLATRALLTLASRAAANEPLTLGENFVAAFRRVLTDATLSPAFRELALTLPSETYLADQMAEADPAAVHRARQFVRRQLATALRAEWLAAYEQHQTPGAYEPTPEASGRRALKNLALAYLAELEDPADAVRLATAQYDAANNMTDRAAALGALLSAAAAGANEPAEHALDDFYRRFEKEALVIDKWFAMQAAQRGTPAQPTLAKVRKLLAHPAFNLKNPNRARSLIFSFCAANPAQFHAADGSGYAFWTEQVLALDAINPQVAARLARSLELWRRFTPALRDRMREALEQVAAGAKSRDVREIVEKALA, encoded by the coding sequence ATGTCCGACAACGCTTCCTCCACCGTGATCCGCCGCGCCGACTACACGCCGCCGGCCTTTCTCATCGATGCCGTTGCGCTCGAATTCGATCTCGCGCCGGCCCGTACGATCGTCAGGAATACGATGCGCGTGCGCCGCAACCCGGACGCCGCGCCCGCGCCGCACCTGGAGCTGATGGGCGAAGCGCTCGAATTCGTCGGCGCACGGCTGGACGGCGCGCCGCATGGCGCCGTGCGCGCGCACGAGCACGGGCTGACCGTCGAGAACGTCCCCGATGCATTCGAGCTGACGCTCGAAAGCGCATGCGCGCCCGACCAGAATACGACGCTGTCGGGTCTCTATGTATCGAGCGGCAACTTCTTCACGCAGTGCGAAGCCGAAGGCTTTCGCCGCATCACCTACTTCCTCGATCGCCCGGACGTCATGGCGTCGTACACGGTGACGCTGCGCGCCGACAAGGCCGCCTACCCGGTGCTGCTGTCGAACGGCAACCTCGTCGATTCCGGCGACCTGCCCGACGGCCGCCACTTCGCGAAGTGGGAAGACCCGTTCCGCAAGCCGAGCTACCTGTTCGCACTGGTCGCCGGCAAGCTCGTCGCGATCGAGGAGAAGATCACGACCGGCTCGGGCAAGGAAAAGCTGCTGCAGGTGTGGGTCGAGCCGGCCGATCTCGACAAGACGCGTCACGCGATGGATTCGCTGATCCATTCGATCCGCTGGGACGAGAAGCGCTTCGGCCTCGAGCTCGATCTCGACCGCTTCATGATCGTCGCGGTCGGCGACTTCAACATGGGCGCGATGGAAAACAAGGGGCTCAACATCTTCAACACGAAGTACGTGCTGGCGAACCCCGAGACCGCGACCGACACCGACTTCGCGAACATCGAATCGGTAGTCGGCCACGAGTACTTCCACAACTGGACCGGCAACCGCGTGACCTGCCGCGACTGGTTCCAGCTGAGCCTGAAGGAAGGCCTGACGGTGTTCCGCGATCAGGAATTCTCGGCCGACATGGCCGCGGGCGACGCCGTCGAATCGGCGGCCCGCGCGGTCAAGCGCATCGAGGACGTGCGCGTGCTGCGCCAGCTGCAATTCGCCGAGGATGCCGGCCCGATGGCGCACCCGGTGCGCCCGGAGAGCTACGTCGAGATCAACAACTTCTACACGATGACCGTCTACGAGAAGGGCTCGGAAGTCGTGCGGATGTACCAGACGCTGTTCGGCCGCGACGGCTTCCGCAAGGGGATGGACCTGTATTTCAAGCGCCACGACGGGCACGCCGTGACCTGCGACGACTTCCGCCATGCGATGGCCGACGCGAACGGGCGTGACCTCGCGCAGTTCGAGCGCTGGTACAGCCAGGCCGGCACGCCGCGCGTGTCGGTGCGCACCGCGTACGACACGGCCGCGCGCCGCTATACCGTCACGCTCGCGCAGGGCTACGGCGACGCGTCGCCGGCCGCGCGCGAAACGCAGCAAGGGCCGCTGCTGATCCCGTTCGCGATCGGCCTGATCGGCCGCGACGGCCGCGACCTGCCGCTGCGCCTCGACGGCGAAGCCGCCGCGGCGGGCACGACGCGCGTGCTCGACTTCACCGACACCGAACAGACCTTCACGTTCGTCGACGTTCCGGAACAACCGCTGCCGTCACTGCTGCGCAACTTCTCGTCGCCGGTGATCGTCGAGTACGACTACAGCGACGACGACCTCGCATTCCTGCTCGCGCACGACAGCGATCCGTTCAACCGCTGGGAAGCCGGCCAGCGCCTCGCGACGCGCGCGCTGCTGACGCTCGCCTCGCGTGCCGCCGCGAACGAGCCGCTGACGCTCGGCGAGAACTTCGTTGCCGCCTTCCGCCGCGTGCTGACCGACGCGACGCTGTCGCCCGCGTTCCGCGAACTCGCGCTGACGCTGCCGTCGGAAACCTACCTCGCCGACCAGATGGCGGAAGCCGATCCGGCCGCCGTGCATCGCGCGCGCCAGTTCGTGCGCCGCCAGCTCGCCACCGCGCTGCGCGCCGAATGGCTCGCCGCATACGAGCAGCACCAGACGCCCGGCGCCTACGAACCGACGCCCGAGGCCTCCGGCCGCCGCGCGCTGAAGAACCTCGCGCTCGCGTATCTCGCCGAACTCGAGGATCCGGCCGATGCCGTGCGCCTCGCGACCGCGCAATACGACGCGGCGAACAACATGACCGATCGCGCGGCCGCACTCGGCGCGCTGCTGTCCGCCGCGGCCGCCGGCGCGAACGAACCGGCCGAGCACGCGCTCGACGATTTCTACCGCCGCTTCGAGAAGGAAGCGCTCGTGATCGACAAATGGTTCGCGATGCAGGCCGCGCAACGCGGTACGCCCGCGCAGCCGACGCTCGCGAAGGTTCGCAAGCTGCTCGCGCACCCCGCGTTCAACCTGAAGAATCCGAATCGCGCACGTTCGCTGATCTTCAGCTTCTGCGCGGCCAACCCCGCGCAATTCCACGCGGCGGACGGCTCGGGTTATGCATTCTGGACCGAACAGGTGCTCGCGCTCGACGCGATCAATCCGCAGGTCGCGGCGCGCCTCGCCCGCTCGCTCGAACTGTGGCGCCGCTTCACGCCCGCGCTGCGCGACCGGATGCGCGAAGCGCTCGAGCAGGTCGCCGCCGGCGCGAAATCGCGCGATGTGCGCGAGATCGTCGAGAAGGCGCTCGCGTAA
- a CDS encoding DUF4136 domain-containing protein translates to MKREWIQRSAGWAAVLCVALLTGCTSYVTTQVTAFSDWSGSDATRTYAFTRTDAQKNSIEQSTYEPIVANELSTYAFRQVPQAQARYLVGLTYAVGSDLVTVPQPVYYDPWFVGPGPYWRRGPWGPWGPWGPMPAGYVAQTYQVFDYTLGIRITERATGKEVYNVSARTTGDNGTLLYAMPFLARSALADFPLSNGAVRSVRLPVDKRGGPAAPAANERAVPAAPASGAAAK, encoded by the coding sequence ATGAAACGCGAATGGATTCAACGCAGTGCGGGCTGGGCGGCGGTGCTGTGCGTGGCGCTGCTGACCGGCTGCACCAGCTACGTGACGACCCAGGTCACGGCCTTCTCCGACTGGAGCGGCAGCGACGCGACACGCACCTATGCGTTCACCCGCACCGACGCGCAGAAGAACAGCATCGAGCAGTCGACCTACGAGCCGATCGTCGCGAACGAGCTGTCCACGTATGCGTTCCGGCAGGTGCCGCAGGCGCAGGCGCGCTATCTCGTCGGGCTGACCTATGCGGTCGGCAGCGATCTCGTGACGGTGCCGCAGCCCGTTTATTACGATCCGTGGTTCGTCGGGCCGGGGCCGTACTGGCGGCGCGGGCCGTGGGGCCCGTGGGGGCCCTGGGGGCCGATGCCGGCCGGTTATGTCGCGCAGACGTACCAGGTGTTCGACTACACGCTCGGCATCCGCATCACCGAGCGCGCGACGGGCAAGGAGGTCTACAACGTGTCCGCGCGCACGACCGGCGACAACGGCACGCTGCTGTACGCGATGCCGTTCCTCGCGCGCAGCGCGCTCGCCGATTTCCCGCTGTCGAACGGCGCGGTCCGCTCGGTCCGGCTGCCGGTCGACAAGCGCGGCGGCCCGGCGGCACCGGCCGCCAACGAGCGCGCGGTGCCGGCTGCGCCCGCTTCGGGCGCCGCCGCCAAGTAA
- a CDS encoding TMEM165/GDT1 family protein, with product MSQAFLISTGAVALAEIGDKTQLLSLVLAARYRKPVPIILGVLVATLVNHGFAGALGEWLGALVTPSIMRWALAFSFIAMGLWILVPDKLDADEANANRSRLGVFGATLVAFFLAEMGDKTQIATVALAARFQDYIGVVAGTTFGMMLANVPAILLGDRFAHRLPTKLVHGIAAVLFVVLGALALLGVGV from the coding sequence GTGTCTCAAGCCTTCCTGATCTCCACCGGCGCCGTCGCCCTCGCTGAAATCGGCGACAAGACCCAGTTGCTTTCCCTCGTCCTGGCCGCGCGCTATCGCAAGCCGGTGCCGATCATTCTCGGCGTGCTCGTCGCGACGCTCGTGAACCACGGTTTCGCCGGCGCGCTCGGCGAATGGCTCGGCGCGCTGGTCACGCCGTCGATCATGCGCTGGGCGCTCGCGTTCTCGTTCATCGCGATGGGGTTGTGGATCCTCGTGCCGGACAAGCTCGACGCCGACGAGGCCAATGCCAACCGCTCGCGGCTCGGCGTGTTCGGTGCGACCCTCGTCGCGTTCTTCCTCGCGGAAATGGGCGACAAGACGCAGATCGCGACCGTCGCGCTGGCCGCGCGCTTCCAGGACTACATCGGTGTCGTGGCCGGCACGACGTTCGGGATGATGCTCGCGAACGTGCCCGCGATCCTGCTCGGCGACCGTTTCGCGCACCGCCTGCCGACGAAGCTCGTGCACGGCATCGCGGCCGTGCTGTTCGTCGTGCTCGGCGCGCTGGCGCTGCTGGGCGTCGGGGTCTGA